The Chitinophagales bacterium genome has a window encoding:
- the alaS gene encoding alanine--tRNA ligase, which translates to MLTANEIRQQFLDFFREKGHTIVPSSPIVVKNDPTLLFINAGMNQFKDYFLGNKPAPNPRVADTQKCLRVSGKHNDLEEVGVDTYHHTMFEMLGNWSFGDYFKEEAIAWSWELLTEVYKIDKDRLYVTVFEGDAGDNLPKDEDAYNFWKKWIAEDRILMGNKKDNFWEMGDTGPCGPCSEIHVDCRTDEERKQVDGKTLVNADHPQVIEIWNNVFMEFNRLKDGSLQPLPAKHVDTGMGLERLVRVLQDNHSNYDTDLFTGTIAEVEKITGKKYHNTDSKEDIAFRVIADHIRAIAFTIADGQLPSNTGAGYVIRRILRRAVRYYYSYLDYKQPLLNHLMAGLASQFEGVFPELHQQLDLVTKVVKEEEDAFLRTLDKGLKKVDEITTSDNKEKVIPGEVAFELNDTFGFPIDLTELIAKEKGWTVDIKGFEAALQQQKDRSRAATALDTQDWVVVNEGTHVNFVGYDSLEAKAQVLRYRKVTAKGKESYQLVLDTTPFYAESGGQVGDRGELQIGSEKIYITDTKKENDLIIHFAQKIPASLEGEVLAKVNVSTRRSTEIHHSATHLLHAALRSVLGTHVAQKGSLVNEEHLRFDFSHFAKVTDEEIAQIEAMVNEKIRENVPVVIREMPKDEAVKLGAMALFGEKYGDTVRVVTIDPTYSIELCGGTHVGATGQLGMFKIKHESAVAAGVRRIEAVSGKATEEYINEGLALLHNLKEVLKNSKDPLKAVEKLQEEKAQLEKHTEMLEARQLVAVRNEVLQKDEVVGDVNFVADIVEVPSPDALKKLCFDIKHHVNDHVVVLCSNIGGKAFVAIGVDDTVAAAKGLDANAMIKQQVAPLIKGGGGGQKTLATAGGQNTAALKDVISAVKALLS; encoded by the coding sequence ATGTTGACCGCTAACGAGATAAGACAACAGTTTTTAGACTTTTTCAGGGAAAAGGGACACACTATCGTGCCCTCGTCGCCCATAGTTGTAAAGAACGACCCTACCCTCCTGTTCATCAACGCAGGTATGAACCAGTTCAAAGACTACTTTCTCGGCAACAAACCCGCCCCCAACCCGCGGGTGGCAGATACGCAGAAATGCCTGCGCGTAAGCGGTAAACACAACGACCTGGAAGAAGTGGGAGTAGATACCTACCATCACACTATGTTCGAGATGCTGGGTAACTGGAGCTTTGGCGATTATTTTAAAGAAGAAGCTATTGCCTGGAGCTGGGAACTGCTGACCGAAGTGTACAAAATAGATAAGGACAGGCTGTATGTGACGGTGTTTGAAGGTGATGCCGGAGACAACCTGCCCAAAGATGAGGACGCTTATAACTTCTGGAAGAAATGGATAGCCGAGGACAGGATACTGATGGGCAACAAGAAGGACAACTTCTGGGAGATGGGCGATACCGGACCTTGCGGCCCATGCAGCGAGATACATGTAGACTGCCGCACCGACGAAGAGCGCAAGCAGGTTGACGGTAAAACACTGGTAAATGCCGACCACCCGCAGGTGATAGAGATATGGAACAACGTGTTCATGGAGTTCAACCGCCTGAAAGACGGCAGCCTGCAACCCTTACCTGCTAAACACGTAGACACGGGCATGGGCCTTGAGCGCCTGGTACGCGTGCTGCAGGACAATCACAGCAACTACGATACCGACCTGTTTACAGGCACTATTGCTGAGGTAGAAAAGATAACCGGCAAGAAATACCACAATACGGACAGCAAAGAAGATATAGCCTTCCGTGTTATTGCCGACCATATACGCGCTATCGCATTTACCATTGCCGATGGGCAGTTGCCTTCCAATACAGGTGCAGGTTATGTGATACGCCGCATATTGCGCAGGGCGGTAAGGTATTACTACTCTTACCTGGACTATAAACAACCACTGCTCAACCACCTGATGGCAGGGCTGGCGAGTCAGTTCGAAGGGGTATTCCCAGAGCTGCACCAGCAGCTGGACCTGGTGACCAAAGTGGTGAAAGAAGAAGAAGACGCCTTCCTGAGGACGCTGGACAAAGGACTGAAAAAAGTAGATGAGATAACGACTTCGGATAATAAAGAAAAAGTGATACCCGGCGAGGTGGCATTTGAACTGAACGATACTTTCGGCTTCCCGATAGACCTGACAGAACTGATAGCCAAAGAAAAAGGCTGGACGGTAGACATAAAAGGTTTTGAAGCAGCACTACAACAACAGAAAGACCGCAGCCGTGCTGCTACGGCTTTAGATACGCAGGACTGGGTAGTAGTAAACGAAGGCACACATGTGAACTTTGTAGGTTACGACAGCCTGGAGGCAAAAGCACAAGTGCTGCGCTACCGTAAGGTAACAGCAAAAGGCAAGGAGTCATACCAGTTGGTACTGGACACCACACCTTTCTATGCAGAAAGTGGTGGCCAGGTAGGCGACAGGGGCGAACTACAGATAGGCAGCGAAAAGATATACATCACCGATACCAAGAAGGAGAACGACCTCATCATACACTTTGCACAAAAAATACCTGCCAGTCTTGAAGGCGAGGTACTGGCGAAAGTGAATGTTAGCACCAGGCGTTCTACCGAGATACACCACAGCGCTACCCACTTGTTGCATGCAGCACTGCGTAGTGTACTGGGCACACACGTAGCACAAAAAGGCTCGCTGGTAAACGAAGAGCACCTGCGTTTCGACTTCTCACACTTTGCAAAAGTGACGGACGAAGAGATAGCTCAGATAGAGGCCATGGTGAATGAGAAGATAAGGGAGAACGTACCGGTAGTGATAAGAGAAATGCCTAAGGACGAAGCGGTAAAGCTGGGCGCCATGGCGCTGTTTGGCGAAAAGTATGGCGACACGGTGCGTGTTGTCACTATAGACCCGACCTACTCTATTGAACTTTGCGGCGGCACACACGTAGGTGCTACGGGCCAACTGGGCATGTTCAAAATAAAGCACGAGAGCGCGGTAGCGGCTGGTGTACGAAGGATAGAAGCGGTAAGCGGTAAAGCTACTGAAGAATACATTAATGAAGGGCTGGCACTGCTGCACAACCTGAAAGAAGTGCTGAAGAACAGTAAAGACCCACTCAAGGCAGTAGAGAAACTACAGGAAGAGAAAGCACAACTGGAGAAACATACAGAGATGCTGGAAGCACGCCAACTGGTTGCCGTGCGCAACGAGGTGCTGCAGAAAGACGAGGTAGTAGGCGATGTGAACTTTGTAGCTGATATAGTAGAAGTACCTTCTCCTGATGCATTGAAGAAATTATGTTTCGACATCAAGCACCATGTGAATGATCACGTGGTGGTGCTGTGCAGCAACATCGGTGGCAAAGCATTTGTGGCCATAGGCGTGGATGATACTGTAGCTGCAGCCAAAGGGTTGGATGCCAATGCTATGATCAAGCAACAGGTGGCACCGCTCATCAAAGGTGGCGGCGGCGGACAGAAAACTCTGGCTACTGCCGGTGGGCAAAATACTGCTGCGCTGAAAGATGTGATAAGTGCAGTAAAAGCATTGTTGTCATAA